From a single Azospirillum fermentarium genomic region:
- a CDS encoding methyl-accepting chemotaxis protein — protein sequence MNTLDQLRVTAERALVLYVWAYLPILAVFAVVMGRGWTIPLLALAVAGIATAARLSGDGSLRRSVAAVALMLQTALVVACGQGQPWQTDLHFLFFANLAMLIAVMDGAVLVLATVTIAVHHLALFYALPYALLPEGSSLFRVLFHAVAVILEVAALIVVVVKGRALLTAQEEALAAADEARRRAETLSHEQKAMESRAADERRHALADAAAKLQTVIGQTAGQILAASDALSGDSHAVGVNIGNTRTQLTRALGSLDAAMGRVKDMTAAADQLAGSTGVIRQQLDRATGIVADASRQADDTRAIVASLESTASQIEDVTRLIGDIASQTNLLALNATIEAARAGEAGKGFAVVASEVKALANQTSRATEDIAHQVSDMQETSRRTAHAISSIVTAIGSMNEVTAGIAGAVNEQAAAAQDIIGKIQDTAREARGLSDTVAGVCTVADGSGTAMEAMERRLGAVCDSAAQLRSEVETLAVAIRTA from the coding sequence ATGAACACTCTCGACCAGTTGCGCGTGACCGCCGAGCGCGCCCTTGTGCTGTATGTCTGGGCGTATCTTCCCATTCTGGCCGTCTTCGCCGTGGTGATGGGGCGGGGGTGGACGATTCCCCTGCTGGCCCTGGCCGTGGCGGGCATCGCCACCGCGGCCCGGCTGAGCGGCGACGGTTCCCTGCGCCGCAGCGTCGCGGCGGTGGCGCTGATGCTGCAAACCGCCCTGGTGGTGGCGTGCGGGCAGGGCCAGCCATGGCAGACGGACCTGCATTTCCTGTTCTTCGCCAACCTCGCCATGCTGATCGCCGTGATGGACGGGGCCGTTCTGGTGCTGGCCACCGTCACCATCGCCGTCCATCATCTGGCGCTGTTCTACGCGCTGCCCTATGCCCTGCTGCCCGAGGGGTCGAGCCTGTTCCGCGTGCTGTTCCATGCCGTGGCCGTGATCCTGGAGGTGGCCGCCCTGATCGTCGTGGTCGTGAAGGGGCGGGCGCTGCTGACCGCCCAGGAAGAGGCGCTGGCCGCCGCCGACGAGGCCCGCCGCCGGGCGGAAACCCTGTCGCACGAGCAGAAGGCCATGGAATCCCGTGCCGCCGACGAGCGCCGCCACGCCCTGGCGGATGCCGCCGCCAAGCTTCAGACGGTGATCGGCCAGACCGCCGGGCAGATCCTGGCGGCGTCGGATGCGCTGAGCGGCGATTCCCACGCGGTGGGCGTCAACATCGGCAACACCCGCACCCAACTGACGCGGGCGCTGGGATCGCTGGACGCGGCCATGGGCCGGGTGAAGGACATGACCGCCGCCGCCGACCAGCTTGCCGGCTCCACCGGGGTGATCCGGCAGCAGCTCGACCGGGCCACCGGCATCGTCGCCGACGCCAGCCGGCAGGCCGACGACACCCGCGCCATCGTCGCATCGCTGGAAAGCACGGCGTCGCAGATCGAGGACGTCACCCGCCTGATCGGCGACATCGCGTCGCAAACCAACCTGCTGGCGCTCAACGCCACCATCGAGGCCGCCCGCGCGGGCGAGGCCGGCAAGGGCTTCGCCGTCGTGGCCAGCGAGGTGAAGGCGCTGGCCAACCAGACGTCCCGCGCGACGGAGGACATCGCGCATCAGGTGTCGGACATGCAGGAAACCTCCCGCCGCACCGCGCATGCCATCAGCAGCATCGTCACCGCCATCGGCAGCATGAACGAGGTGACCGCCGGTATCGCCGGGGCGGTGAACGAACAGGCCGCCGCCGCCCAGGACATCATCGGCAAGATCCAGGACACCGCCCGCGAGGCGCGGGGGCTGAGCGACACGGTGGCCGGCGTGTGTACCGTCGCCGACGGGTCCGGCACGGCGATGGAGGCGATGGAGCGCCGGCTGGGGGCCGTGTGCGACAGCGCCGCCCAACTGCGCAGCGAGGTGGAAACCCTGGCCGTGGCCATCCGCACGGCGTGA
- a CDS encoding glycosyltransferase family protein — MKILFHVQHLLGIGHDRRAALVARGLAAAGAAVTLARGGHPVPGVDYGPAAVIQLPPVRAADGSFKVLLDEHGAPIDDAWRERRRAAALDALESVAPDVLLVESFPFARRAFRFELIPLLQAARARGVRTAVSVRDILVTKPDPARLEEVVDTVTRFVDRVLVHGDPDLIPFGATFPAADRIADRIVYTGYVAAPPPALADGADGRGEVVVSVGGGAVGVPLLRAALGARPLSTARGGTWRLLAGPDVPDADFAALVAEAPPGVVVERARRDFPALLARCRLSVSQAGYNTVMDLLQAGCRSVVVPFATGGETEQATRARLLAGRGRLTVVDEATLSPATLAAGIDAALAAPEPAPLPMALDGAAQAARILTLNI, encoded by the coding sequence GTGAAGATCCTTTTCCATGTGCAGCACCTGTTGGGCATCGGCCACGACCGCCGCGCCGCCCTGGTGGCCCGCGGCCTGGCGGCGGCGGGGGCGGCGGTGACGCTGGCCCGCGGCGGCCACCCGGTGCCGGGCGTGGATTACGGCCCCGCCGCGGTGATCCAGTTGCCGCCGGTGCGGGCGGCGGACGGATCGTTCAAGGTGCTGCTGGACGAACACGGCGCCCCCATCGACGACGCGTGGCGGGAGCGGCGGCGGGCGGCGGCGCTGGATGCCCTGGAGTCGGTGGCCCCCGACGTGCTGCTGGTGGAATCCTTTCCCTTCGCCCGCCGCGCCTTCCGCTTCGAGCTGATCCCGCTGCTTCAGGCCGCCCGCGCGCGGGGCGTGCGCACGGCGGTGTCGGTGCGCGACATCCTGGTGACCAAGCCCGATCCCGCCCGGCTGGAGGAGGTGGTGGACACCGTGACCCGCTTCGTCGATCGGGTGCTGGTCCACGGCGACCCGGACCTGATCCCCTTCGGCGCCACCTTCCCGGCGGCGGACCGCATCGCCGACCGCATCGTCTACACGGGCTATGTGGCCGCCCCGCCGCCCGCGCTGGCGGACGGCGCCGACGGGCGGGGCGAGGTGGTGGTGTCGGTGGGCGGTGGGGCGGTGGGCGTGCCGCTGCTGCGCGCCGCCCTGGGCGCCCGCCCGCTCAGCACCGCCCGCGGCGGGACGTGGCGGCTGCTGGCCGGCCCCGACGTGCCCGATGCGGACTTTGCCGCTTTGGTGGCCGAGGCCCCGCCGGGGGTGGTGGTGGAACGGGCGCGGCGCGACTTCCCCGCCCTCCTGGCCCGCTGCCGCCTGTCGGTGTCGCAGGCCGGGTACAACACGGTGATGGATCTGCTCCAGGCCGGGTGCCGGTCGGTGGTGGTGCCGTTCGCCACGGGGGGCGAGACCGAACAGGCCACCCGCGCCCGGCTGCTGGCCGGGCGGGGCCGGCTGACGGTGGTGGACGAGGCCACCCTGTCCCCAGCCACGCTGGCCGCCGGCATCGACGCCGCCCTGGCCGCCCCGGAACCCGCGCCGCTGCCCATGGCGCTGGATGGTGCGGCGCAGGCGGCGCGGATTCTTACCCTGAATATTTAA
- a CDS encoding histidine phosphatase family protein — MTDLLILRHGPTVWNAEGRIQGHIDQPLSDAGRAVVRGWRLPDAAAGRVWYASPLARAWETAALLGLSPAPEPRLREMHWGEWEGMRLADLAAAGILTPTLESRGIDLRRPGPGGESPRDVQERLRPWLAVLAARGEPAGAVAHAGVIRALYALAVGWDMADKPPHKIRDACAHLFALADDGTPSLVQLNIPLEPAP, encoded by the coding sequence GTGACCGATCTTCTCATCCTGCGCCACGGCCCCACGGTGTGGAACGCCGAGGGGCGCATCCAGGGCCACATCGACCAGCCCCTGTCCGATGCCGGGCGGGCGGTGGTGCGCGGCTGGCGCCTGCCGGACGCGGCGGCGGGGCGGGTGTGGTACGCCAGCCCCCTGGCGCGGGCATGGGAAACCGCGGCCCTGCTGGGCCTGTCCCCCGCGCCTGAGCCGCGGCTGCGGGAAATGCATTGGGGGGAATGGGAGGGGATGCGGCTGGCCGATCTGGCCGCCGCCGGCATCCTGACGCCCACGCTGGAATCCCGCGGCATCGACCTGCGGCGCCCCGGCCCCGGCGGCGAAAGCCCGCGGGACGTGCAGGAGCGCCTGCGCCCCTGGCTGGCCGTGCTGGCGGCGCGGGGGGAACCGGCGGGGGCGGTGGCCCATGCCGGGGTGATCCGCGCCCTCTACGCCCTGGCCGTGGGGTGGGACATGGCGGACAAGCCGCCGCACAAGATCCGCGACGCCTGCGCCCACCTGTTCGCCCTGGCCGACGACGGCACGCCGTCGCTGGTGCAGCTCAACATTCCACTGGAGCCGGCCCCGTGA